From the genome of Saccopteryx bilineata isolate mSacBil1 chromosome 6, mSacBil1_pri_phased_curated, whole genome shotgun sequence, one region includes:
- the SS18L1 gene encoding calcium-responsive transactivator — translation MSVAFASARPRGKGEVTQQTIQKMLDENHHLIQCILDHQSKGKTAECAQYQQILHRNLVYLATIADSNQNMQSLLPAPPTQNMNLGPAALTQSGSSQGLHSQGSLSDAIGTGLPPSSLMQGQIGNGPNHVSMQQTAQSTLPTTSMSMSGSGHGSGPGYSHSGPTSQSVPLQGQGAISNYVSRANINMQSNPVSMMHQQATASHYNSAQGGSQHYQGQPPIAMMGQSGQGSSMMGQRPLAPYRPSQQGASQQYLGQEDYYGGEQYGHGQAASEPLSQQYYADGHGDYAYQQSSYSEQSYDRSFEESTQHYYEGGSSQYSQQQAGYQQGAAQQQAGYQQQYPNQQSYPGQQPGYGPAQGAPSQYSSYQQGQGQQYGSYRASQTGPSAQQQRPYGYEQGQYGNYQQ, via the exons ATGCTGGACGAGAACCACCACCTGATCCAGTGCATCCTGGACCATCAGAGCAAGGGCAAGACCGCCGAGTGTGCCCA GTATCAGCAGATCCTGCACCGGAACCTGGTCTACCTGGCCACGATCGCGGACTCCAACCAGAACATGCAGTCTCTGCTCCCTGCC CCGCCCACCCAGAACATGAACCTGGGCCCCGCAGCACTGACCCAGAGCggctccagccagggcctgcactccCAGGGCAGCCTCAGCGACGCCATTGGCACCGGcctgcccccctcctctctcatgCAGGGCCAGATCGGCAACG GTCCGAACCACGTGTCCATGCAGCAGACAGCCCAGAGCACGCTGCCCACGACCTCCATGAGCATGTCGGGCAGCGGCCACGGCTCAGGGCCCGGCTACAGCCACTCGGGACCCACCTCGCAGAGTGTGCCCCTGCAGGGCCAGGGGGCCATCAGCAACTACGTGTCCCGGGCCAACATCAACATGCAGTCCAACCCAG TGTCCATGATGCATCAGCAGGCCACCGCGTCCCACTACAACTCGGCGCAGGGCGGGAGCCAGCACTACCAGGGCCAGCCGCCCATCGCCATGATGGGCCAGAGCGGGCAGGGGAGCAGCATGATGGGGCAGCGGCCCCTGGCACCCTACCGGCCCTCCCAGCAAG GCGCGTCCCAGCAGTACCTGGGCCAGGAGGACTACTACGGGGGCGAGCAGTACGGCCACGGCCAGGCCGCCTCGGAGCCGCTCAGCCAGCAGTACTACGCCGACG GGCACGGCGATTACGCCTACCAGCAGTCGTCCTACTCGGAGCAGAGCTATGACCGCTCCTTCGAGGAGTCCACGCAGCACTACTACGAGGGGG GCAGCTCCCAGTACAGCCAGCAGCAGGCGGGGTACCAGCAGGGCGCGGCCCAGCAGCAGGCGGGGTACCAGCAACAGTACCCCAACCAGCAGAGCTACCCGGGCCAGCAGCCGGGCTACG GGCCGGCCCAGGGAGCCCCCTCGCAGTACTCCAGCTACCAGCAAGGACAAGGCCAGCAGTATGGGAGCTACAGGGCTTCGCAGACCGGCCCGTCCGCGCAGCAGCAGCGGCCCTACGGCTACGAGCAG